One region of Gouania willdenowi chromosome 13, fGouWil2.1, whole genome shotgun sequence genomic DNA includes:
- the camkk1b gene encoding calcium/calmodulin-dependent protein kinase kinase 1b isoform X2: MTTDADCRSELDSDHCELAEMMAAINMAASHVSPTNGYRSGTPRTAGVHKSRLSDRKMSLQERGNRIPRQRTIETKRVSITGADDCLQLNQYKLKNEIGKGSYGVVKLAYNEDSEEYYAMKVVSKKKLMRQCGFLRRKSSPIPITQQQLDPFPKAVLPLDRVYREIAILKKLDHPNVVKLVEVLDDPDEDGLHMAFELVTKGPVMEVPTDDPLNEELARFYFRDVVLGIEYLHYHKIIHRDIKPPNLLLGDDGHVKIADFGVSKEFEGADALLSGTVGTPAFMAPESMSEHEQSFSGKAIDVWAMGVTLYCFLYGTCPFYDEYIVSLHNKIKNEPVDFPDMPWTSDDVKELIERMLDKNPETRITIPEMKLHPWVTENGSNPLPLEEEHCTAVEVTDEEVQNSVKLIPSLSAVDNNSKNTANIIGSYLQHKEGREVLEMMILVKYMLRKRSFSNPFECQARRAKRSMSAPGGLLTKTSKDGSRDGELEDLYEDESFTECND, from the exons ATGACCACAGACGCTGATTGCAGGTCCGAGCTGGACTCCGATCATTGTGAGCTGGCTGAAATGATGGCGGCCATTAACATGGCGGCCAGCCACGTTAGCCCGACCAACGGCTATAGGTCAGGCACCCCGAGGACCGCAGGCGTCCACAAGAGCCGACTCTCAGATCGTAAAATGTCTCTGCAAGAGAGAGGAAACCGAATTCCTCGACAGCGGACCATCGAGACCAAACGAGTGTCCATCACAGGAGCAGAT GATTGTCTCCAGCTCAACCAATACAAACTGAAGAATGAGATTGGAAAG GGGTCTTATGGAGTGGTGAAATTAGCCTATAACGAAGATTCTGAGGAGTATTAT GCTATGAAAGTAGTTTCAAAGAAGAAGCTGATGAGGCAGTGTGGATTTCTCC GTCGAAAATCATCACCTATACCaatcacgcagcagcagctggaccCGTTCCCAAAAGCCGTGTTACCTTTGGACAGAGTTTACAGGGAGATTGCCATCCTAAAGAAACTGGACCATCCCAATGTTGTGAAGCTGGTGGAG GTACTTGATGACCCGGATGAAGATGGACTCCACATGG CTTTCGAATTGGTTACCAAAGG GCCGGTGATGGAGGTGCCAACAGACGATCCTTTAAATGAGGAGCTCGCACGCTTCTACTTCAGGGATGTAGTTCTTGGAATCGAATACT TGCACTACCACAAGATCATCCACAGGGACATCAAACCCCCCAACCTCCTGCTAGGAGACGACGGTCACGTGAAAATTGCAGATTTTGGTGTGAGTAAAGAGTTCGAGGGAGCTGATGCTCTGCTGTCCGGCACCGTGGGGACCCCAGCCTTCATGGCTCCAGAGAGCATGAGCGAACATGAGCAGAGCTTCAGTGGCAAA gCTATTGACGTGTGGGCGATGGGAGTTACTCTCTACTGTTTCCTCTATGGGACG TGTCCTTTTTATGATGAATACATTGTGTCACTGCACAACAAGATCAAGAACGAACCTGTGGATTTTCCAGACAT GCCATGGACAAGTGACGACGTGAAGGAGCTGATTGAAAGAATGCTGGacaaaaacccagaaacaaGAATCACCATCCCTGAAATGAAG CTGCACCCGTGGGTGACGGAGAACGGCTCCAACCCTCTCCCTCTGGAAGAGGAGCACTGCACGGCAGTGGAGGTCACTGATGAGGAGGTGCAGAACAGCGTCAAACTCATCCCCAGCCTCTCCGCTGTG GAcaacaactccaaaaatacagccAATATCATTGGGAGCTATCTTCAGCATAAAGAAGGTCGAGAAGTCCTGGAAATGATG ATCCTGGTGAAGTACATGCTGAGGAAGCGCTCCTTCAGTAATCCCTTTGAGTGTCAGGCCCGGCGGGCGAAGAGGTCCATGTCTGCTCCTGGAGGACTTCTTAC GAAAACCAGCAAAGACGGGAGCAGAGATGGGGAGCTTGAAGACTTGTATGAGGACGAGTCATTTACTGAATGCAATGACTGA
- the camkk1b gene encoding calcium/calmodulin-dependent protein kinase kinase 1b isoform X4: protein MTTDADCRSELDSDHCELAEMMAAINMAASHVSPTNGYRSGTPRTAGVHKSRLSDRKMSLQERGNRIPRQRTIETKRVSITGADDCLQLNQYKLKNEIGKGSYGVVKLAYNEDSEEYYAMKVVSKKKLMRQCGFLRRKSSPIPITQQQLDPFPKAVLPLDRVYREIAILKKLDHPNVVKLVEVLDDPDEDGLHMAFELVTKGPVMEVPTDDPLNEELARFYFRDVVLGIEYLHYHKIIHRDIKPPNLLLGDDGHVKIADFGVSKEFEGADALLSGTVGTPAFMAPESMSEHEQSFSGKAIDVWAMGVTLYCFLYGTCPFYDEYIVSLHNKIKNEPVDFPDMPWTSDDVKELIERMLDKNPETRITIPEMKLHPWVTENGSNPLPLEEEHCTAVEVTDEEVQNSVKLIPSLSAVILVKYMLRKRSFSNPFECQARRAKRSMSAPGGLLTKTSKDGSRDGELEDLYEDESFTECND, encoded by the exons ATGACCACAGACGCTGATTGCAGGTCCGAGCTGGACTCCGATCATTGTGAGCTGGCTGAAATGATGGCGGCCATTAACATGGCGGCCAGCCACGTTAGCCCGACCAACGGCTATAGGTCAGGCACCCCGAGGACCGCAGGCGTCCACAAGAGCCGACTCTCAGATCGTAAAATGTCTCTGCAAGAGAGAGGAAACCGAATTCCTCGACAGCGGACCATCGAGACCAAACGAGTGTCCATCACAGGAGCAGAT GATTGTCTCCAGCTCAACCAATACAAACTGAAGAATGAGATTGGAAAG GGGTCTTATGGAGTGGTGAAATTAGCCTATAACGAAGATTCTGAGGAGTATTAT GCTATGAAAGTAGTTTCAAAGAAGAAGCTGATGAGGCAGTGTGGATTTCTCC GTCGAAAATCATCACCTATACCaatcacgcagcagcagctggaccCGTTCCCAAAAGCCGTGTTACCTTTGGACAGAGTTTACAGGGAGATTGCCATCCTAAAGAAACTGGACCATCCCAATGTTGTGAAGCTGGTGGAG GTACTTGATGACCCGGATGAAGATGGACTCCACATGG CTTTCGAATTGGTTACCAAAGG GCCGGTGATGGAGGTGCCAACAGACGATCCTTTAAATGAGGAGCTCGCACGCTTCTACTTCAGGGATGTAGTTCTTGGAATCGAATACT TGCACTACCACAAGATCATCCACAGGGACATCAAACCCCCCAACCTCCTGCTAGGAGACGACGGTCACGTGAAAATTGCAGATTTTGGTGTGAGTAAAGAGTTCGAGGGAGCTGATGCTCTGCTGTCCGGCACCGTGGGGACCCCAGCCTTCATGGCTCCAGAGAGCATGAGCGAACATGAGCAGAGCTTCAGTGGCAAA gCTATTGACGTGTGGGCGATGGGAGTTACTCTCTACTGTTTCCTCTATGGGACG TGTCCTTTTTATGATGAATACATTGTGTCACTGCACAACAAGATCAAGAACGAACCTGTGGATTTTCCAGACAT GCCATGGACAAGTGACGACGTGAAGGAGCTGATTGAAAGAATGCTGGacaaaaacccagaaacaaGAATCACCATCCCTGAAATGAAG CTGCACCCGTGGGTGACGGAGAACGGCTCCAACCCTCTCCCTCTGGAAGAGGAGCACTGCACGGCAGTGGAGGTCACTGATGAGGAGGTGCAGAACAGCGTCAAACTCATCCCCAGCCTCTCCGCTGTG ATCCTGGTGAAGTACATGCTGAGGAAGCGCTCCTTCAGTAATCCCTTTGAGTGTCAGGCCCGGCGGGCGAAGAGGTCCATGTCTGCTCCTGGAGGACTTCTTAC GAAAACCAGCAAAGACGGGAGCAGAGATGGGGAGCTTGAAGACTTGTATGAGGACGAGTCATTTACTGAATGCAATGACTGA
- the ywhag2 gene encoding 14-3-3 protein gamma-B, which translates to MVDREQLVQKARLAEQAERYDDMAAAMKSVTELNEALSNEERNLLSVAYKNVVGARRSSWRVISSIEQKTSADGNEKKIEMVRAYREKIEKELEAVCQDVLNLLDNFLIKNCSDTQHESKVFYLKMKGDYYRYLAEVATGEKRATVVESSEKAYNEAHEISKEHMQPTHPIRLGLALNYSVFYYEIQNAPEQACHLAKTAFDDAIAELDTLNEDSYKDSTLIMQLLRDNLTLWTSDQQDDEGGEGNN; encoded by the exons ATGGTTGACCGTGAGCAGCTGGTGCAGAAAGCCAGGCTGGCCGAGCAGGCTGAGAGATATGATGATATGGCAGCTGCTATGAAGTCG GTAACAGAGCTAAACGAGGCTCTGTCCAATGAGGAGCGGAACCTCCTTTCTGTGGCCTACAAGAACGTGGTGGGTGCCCGTCGCTCTTCCTGGCGCGTTATCTCTAGCATTGAGCAGAAGACCTCGGCCGACGGCAACGAGAAGAAGATCGAGATGGTACGAGCCTACCGGGAGAAGATCGAGAAGGAGCTAGAGGCCGTGTGCCAGGACGTGCTCAACCTCCTGGACAACTTCCTGATCAAGAACTGCAGCGACACGCAGCACGAGAGCAAGGTCTTCTACCTGAAGATGAAGGGCGACTACTACCGGTACCTTGCCGAGGTGGCCACGGGCGAGAAGAGGGCCACCGTGGTGGAGTCGTCAGAGAAGGCCTACAACGAGGCTCACGAGATCAGCAAGGAGCACATGCAACCCACCCACCCCATCCGCCTGGGCTTGGCCCTCAATTACTCAGTGTTTTACTACGAGATCCAGAACGCCCCAGAGCAGGCCTGCCATTTGGCCAAGACGGCCTTCGACGACGCCATCGCCGAGCTCGACACCCTCAATGAGGACTCCTACAAAGACTCCACTCTCATCATGCAGCTGCTCCGAGACAACTTGACACTGTGGACAAGTGACCAACAGGATGACGAGGGAGGGGAGGGCAACAACTAA
- the camkk1b gene encoding calcium/calmodulin-dependent protein kinase kinase 1b isoform X3: MTTDADCRSELDSDHCELAEMMAAINMAASHVSPTNGYRSGTPRTAGVHKSRLSDRKMSLQERGNRIPRQRTIETKRVSITGADDCLQLNQYKLKNEIGKGSYGVVKLAYNEDSEEYYAMKVVSKKKLMRQCGFLRRKSSPIPITQQQLDPFPKAVLPLDRVYREIAILKKLDHPNVVKLVEVLDDPDEDGLHMAFELVTKGPVMEVPTDDPLNEELARFYFRDVVLGIEYLHYHKIIHRDIKPPNLLLGDDGHVKIADFGVSKEFEGADALLSGTVGTPAFMAPESMSEHEQSFSGKAIDVWAMGVTLYCFLYGTCPFYDEYIVSLHNKIKNEPVDFPDMPWTSDDVKELIERMLDKNPETRITIPEMKLHPWVTENGSNPLPLEEEHCTAVEVTDEEVQNSVKLIPSLSAVILVKYMLRKRSFSNPFECQARRAKRSMSAPGGLLTESLGLLKSSPLLHPSLRKTSKDGSRDGELEDLYEDESFTECND, from the exons ATGACCACAGACGCTGATTGCAGGTCCGAGCTGGACTCCGATCATTGTGAGCTGGCTGAAATGATGGCGGCCATTAACATGGCGGCCAGCCACGTTAGCCCGACCAACGGCTATAGGTCAGGCACCCCGAGGACCGCAGGCGTCCACAAGAGCCGACTCTCAGATCGTAAAATGTCTCTGCAAGAGAGAGGAAACCGAATTCCTCGACAGCGGACCATCGAGACCAAACGAGTGTCCATCACAGGAGCAGAT GATTGTCTCCAGCTCAACCAATACAAACTGAAGAATGAGATTGGAAAG GGGTCTTATGGAGTGGTGAAATTAGCCTATAACGAAGATTCTGAGGAGTATTAT GCTATGAAAGTAGTTTCAAAGAAGAAGCTGATGAGGCAGTGTGGATTTCTCC GTCGAAAATCATCACCTATACCaatcacgcagcagcagctggaccCGTTCCCAAAAGCCGTGTTACCTTTGGACAGAGTTTACAGGGAGATTGCCATCCTAAAGAAACTGGACCATCCCAATGTTGTGAAGCTGGTGGAG GTACTTGATGACCCGGATGAAGATGGACTCCACATGG CTTTCGAATTGGTTACCAAAGG GCCGGTGATGGAGGTGCCAACAGACGATCCTTTAAATGAGGAGCTCGCACGCTTCTACTTCAGGGATGTAGTTCTTGGAATCGAATACT TGCACTACCACAAGATCATCCACAGGGACATCAAACCCCCCAACCTCCTGCTAGGAGACGACGGTCACGTGAAAATTGCAGATTTTGGTGTGAGTAAAGAGTTCGAGGGAGCTGATGCTCTGCTGTCCGGCACCGTGGGGACCCCAGCCTTCATGGCTCCAGAGAGCATGAGCGAACATGAGCAGAGCTTCAGTGGCAAA gCTATTGACGTGTGGGCGATGGGAGTTACTCTCTACTGTTTCCTCTATGGGACG TGTCCTTTTTATGATGAATACATTGTGTCACTGCACAACAAGATCAAGAACGAACCTGTGGATTTTCCAGACAT GCCATGGACAAGTGACGACGTGAAGGAGCTGATTGAAAGAATGCTGGacaaaaacccagaaacaaGAATCACCATCCCTGAAATGAAG CTGCACCCGTGGGTGACGGAGAACGGCTCCAACCCTCTCCCTCTGGAAGAGGAGCACTGCACGGCAGTGGAGGTCACTGATGAGGAGGTGCAGAACAGCGTCAAACTCATCCCCAGCCTCTCCGCTGTG ATCCTGGTGAAGTACATGCTGAGGAAGCGCTCCTTCAGTAATCCCTTTGAGTGTCAGGCCCGGCGGGCGAAGAGGTCCATGTCTGCTCCTGGAGGACTTCTTAC TGAATCTTTGGGCTTGTTGAAGTCTTCACCTCTGCTTCATCCATCCCTGAG GAAAACCAGCAAAGACGGGAGCAGAGATGGGGAGCTTGAAGACTTGTATGAGGACGAGTCATTTACTGAATGCAATGACTGA
- the camkk1b gene encoding calcium/calmodulin-dependent protein kinase kinase 1b isoform X1, protein MTTDADCRSELDSDHCELAEMMAAINMAASHVSPTNGYRSGTPRTAGVHKSRLSDRKMSLQERGNRIPRQRTIETKRVSITGADDCLQLNQYKLKNEIGKGSYGVVKLAYNEDSEEYYAMKVVSKKKLMRQCGFLRRKSSPIPITQQQLDPFPKAVLPLDRVYREIAILKKLDHPNVVKLVEVLDDPDEDGLHMAFELVTKGPVMEVPTDDPLNEELARFYFRDVVLGIEYLHYHKIIHRDIKPPNLLLGDDGHVKIADFGVSKEFEGADALLSGTVGTPAFMAPESMSEHEQSFSGKAIDVWAMGVTLYCFLYGTCPFYDEYIVSLHNKIKNEPVDFPDMPWTSDDVKELIERMLDKNPETRITIPEMKLHPWVTENGSNPLPLEEEHCTAVEVTDEEVQNSVKLIPSLSAVDNNSKNTANIIGSYLQHKEGREVLEMMILVKYMLRKRSFSNPFECQARRAKRSMSAPGGLLTESLGLLKSSPLLHPSLRKTSKDGSRDGELEDLYEDESFTECND, encoded by the exons ATGACCACAGACGCTGATTGCAGGTCCGAGCTGGACTCCGATCATTGTGAGCTGGCTGAAATGATGGCGGCCATTAACATGGCGGCCAGCCACGTTAGCCCGACCAACGGCTATAGGTCAGGCACCCCGAGGACCGCAGGCGTCCACAAGAGCCGACTCTCAGATCGTAAAATGTCTCTGCAAGAGAGAGGAAACCGAATTCCTCGACAGCGGACCATCGAGACCAAACGAGTGTCCATCACAGGAGCAGAT GATTGTCTCCAGCTCAACCAATACAAACTGAAGAATGAGATTGGAAAG GGGTCTTATGGAGTGGTGAAATTAGCCTATAACGAAGATTCTGAGGAGTATTAT GCTATGAAAGTAGTTTCAAAGAAGAAGCTGATGAGGCAGTGTGGATTTCTCC GTCGAAAATCATCACCTATACCaatcacgcagcagcagctggaccCGTTCCCAAAAGCCGTGTTACCTTTGGACAGAGTTTACAGGGAGATTGCCATCCTAAAGAAACTGGACCATCCCAATGTTGTGAAGCTGGTGGAG GTACTTGATGACCCGGATGAAGATGGACTCCACATGG CTTTCGAATTGGTTACCAAAGG GCCGGTGATGGAGGTGCCAACAGACGATCCTTTAAATGAGGAGCTCGCACGCTTCTACTTCAGGGATGTAGTTCTTGGAATCGAATACT TGCACTACCACAAGATCATCCACAGGGACATCAAACCCCCCAACCTCCTGCTAGGAGACGACGGTCACGTGAAAATTGCAGATTTTGGTGTGAGTAAAGAGTTCGAGGGAGCTGATGCTCTGCTGTCCGGCACCGTGGGGACCCCAGCCTTCATGGCTCCAGAGAGCATGAGCGAACATGAGCAGAGCTTCAGTGGCAAA gCTATTGACGTGTGGGCGATGGGAGTTACTCTCTACTGTTTCCTCTATGGGACG TGTCCTTTTTATGATGAATACATTGTGTCACTGCACAACAAGATCAAGAACGAACCTGTGGATTTTCCAGACAT GCCATGGACAAGTGACGACGTGAAGGAGCTGATTGAAAGAATGCTGGacaaaaacccagaaacaaGAATCACCATCCCTGAAATGAAG CTGCACCCGTGGGTGACGGAGAACGGCTCCAACCCTCTCCCTCTGGAAGAGGAGCACTGCACGGCAGTGGAGGTCACTGATGAGGAGGTGCAGAACAGCGTCAAACTCATCCCCAGCCTCTCCGCTGTG GAcaacaactccaaaaatacagccAATATCATTGGGAGCTATCTTCAGCATAAAGAAGGTCGAGAAGTCCTGGAAATGATG ATCCTGGTGAAGTACATGCTGAGGAAGCGCTCCTTCAGTAATCCCTTTGAGTGTCAGGCCCGGCGGGCGAAGAGGTCCATGTCTGCTCCTGGAGGACTTCTTAC TGAATCTTTGGGCTTGTTGAAGTCTTCACCTCTGCTTCATCCATCCCTGAG GAAAACCAGCAAAGACGGGAGCAGAGATGGGGAGCTTGAAGACTTGTATGAGGACGAGTCATTTACTGAATGCAATGACTGA
- the LOC114474212 gene encoding vacuolar protein sorting-associated protein 37D-like, whose amino-acid sequence MQFPTEPECSSRWPSVKTDPAELNSKPVRWTVAMWRLNGALGAGVWSSGELLELLGDEDRINLMVNRSDQVQKLQRAAENILISNQKLAKANLSQQPKLRDTKLLLAVKYKELETLRNIVQVKQELLGEKCSLCYARLCLQRKIDHAEEEIELLLRRFTEGRTLLEDFLDVFLSSRMLQHVRLVVLKKLQEMIRVQQTHSLGEVVQSVSEGVSEQICSSFLLPVCIHPPFLLPINVIHPVTRSTISTDDFLGLGVYRVGLRWPARPDQLQPLGLHQRRNKQAQTER is encoded by the exons ATGCAGTTTCCGACAGAACCTGAATGCAGCAGCAGGTGGCCCTCGGTGAAAACAGACCCAGCGGAGCTCAACAGCAAACCAGTCCGGTGGACAGTGGCCATGTGGCGGCTAAACGGAGCGCTTGGGGCCGGTGTGTGGAGCAGTGGAGAACTGCTGGAGCTGCTGGGGGATGAGGACCGGATCAACCTGATGGTCAACCGCAGCGACCAG GTTCAGAAGCTACAGAGAGCTGCAGAAAACATTCTGATCTCAAATCAGAAACTGGCCAAAGCTAATCTGTCTCAACAACCCAAACTCAGGGACACAAAACTGCTCCTCGCTGTCAAATACAAAGAGTTGGAGACGCTGAGGAACATCGTCCAGGTCAAACAGGAACTGCTGG GAGAAAAATGCAGCTTGTGTTACGCTCGGCTGTGCCTCCAGAGGAAGATCGATCACGCAGAAGAAGAGATTGAG ctgctgctccGGAGGTTCACAGAGGGAAGAACGCTGCTGGAGGATTTCCTGGACGTCTTCCTCTCCTCCAGGATGCTCCAACACGTCAGGCTGGTTGTGTTGAAGAAGCTTCAGGAAATGATCAGAGTGCAGCAGACACACAGCCTGGGTGAAGTAGTTCAGAGTGTCTCTGAAGGCGTTTCTGAGCAGATCTGCAGCTCCTTCCTCCTACCAGTCTGCATCCACCCTCCGTTCCTGCTGCCAATAAATGTCATCCATCCTGTCACACGTTCAACTATTTCCACCGACGATTTTCTCGGTTTAGGCGTTTACAGAGTGGGCCTTCGATGGCCAGCGAGACCCGACCAACTTCAACCTCTGGGGCTTCATCAGAGGAGGAATAAGCAAGCACAGACGGAAAGATGA